In uncultured Bacteroides sp., one genomic interval encodes:
- the tsaE gene encoding tRNA (adenosine(37)-N6)-threonylcarbamoyltransferase complex ATPase subunit type 1 TsaE: MEIKISSLDNIKDAAREFIAAMGDNTVFAFYGKMGAGKTTFIKAICEYMGVSDVINSPSFSIINEYRAESGELIYHFDFYRINKVEEAYDFGYEDYFYCGALCFIEWPELIEELLPFDCVKVTIEEQEDGSRLVTF, translated from the coding sequence ATGGAAATTAAAATTAGTTCTTTAGACAATATCAAGGATGCTGCCCGTGAATTTATTGCTGCTATGGGCGATAATACAGTGTTTGCTTTCTACGGAAAGATGGGTGCTGGTAAAACTACCTTTATCAAGGCTATATGTGAATATATGGGAGTTTCGGACGTGATAAACTCTCCTTCGTTCTCTATCATTAATGAATATCGTGCGGAAAGTGGTGAGCTTATTTATCATTTCGATTTCTACCGCATCAATAAGGTAGAAGAGGCTTATGATTTTGGGTACGAAGATTATTTCTATTGTGGTGCCTTATGTTTTATTGAATGGCCGGAACTGATTGAAGAACTTTTGCCGTTTGATTGTGTAAAGGTAACCATTGAAGAACAGGAAGACGGAAGCCGTTTGGTAACTTTCTAA
- a CDS encoding immunity 17 family protein — protein sequence MDPKYIVQGLFTVAGIISILAALFNWNWFFSAQNAQFVVRNIGRKWARVFYGTLGLILIAAAVFFYFQVNQ from the coding sequence ATGGATCCAAAATATATAGTACAAGGATTATTCACTGTGGCGGGAATTATTTCTATTCTCGCTGCTCTATTTAATTGGAACTGGTTTTTCTCTGCTCAGAATGCGCAGTTTGTTGTTCGGAACATTGGCAGAAAATGGGCCAGGGTATTTTATGGAACTTTGGGACTTATTTTAATTGCTGCAGCTGTATTCTTTTATTTTCAGGTAAATCAGTAA
- the trxA gene encoding thioredoxin: MALAITDNNFEELLQSEKPLVVDFWATWCGPCKQIGPAIEELAAEYEGKVTIGKCDIEENDDLVSKFGIRNVPTVLFIKNGEVVDKQVGAAAKSVFQAKIDSLL; this comes from the coding sequence ATGGCATTAGCAATAACAGACAATAATTTTGAAGAATTACTTCAAAGCGAAAAACCATTAGTAGTAGATTTCTGGGCAACCTGGTGCGGACCTTGCAAACAAATAGGACCTGCAATCGAAGAATTAGCAGCAGAATACGAAGGAAAAGTAACTATTGGAAAATGTGACATTGAAGAGAACGACGATCTAGTATCAAAATTCGGAATCCGTAATGTTCCTACTGTATTGTTTATTAAGAATGGCGAAGTTGTTGATAAACAAGTTGGAGCAGCTGCGAAATCTGTTTTCCAGGCAAAGATTGATTCTTTACTGTAA
- the dnaE gene encoding DNA polymerase III subunit alpha: MQDFVHLHVHSQYSILDGQASVKALVDKAIDNGMKGIALTDHGNMFGVKEFFNYVKKKNGGANGEIKDLKKKISQLESGELACEDKENEINNCKEQLEAAKKKLFKPIIGCEMYVAKRSLDKKDGKQDQSGYHLIVLAKNEKGYHNLIKLVSKAWTDGYYYRPRTDRTELEKYHEGLIVSSACLGGEVPQKIRKQQIEEAEEAIRWYKNLFGDDFYLELQRHKATVARANHEAFALQSMVNPEIIKLSQKYNVKLICTNDVHFVDEENAEAHDRLICLSTGKDLDDPNRMLYSKQEWMKTREEMNEIFADVPEALSNTVDICNQVEFYTIDHGPILPNFPKPAGFDNDDDYLKYLTYEGAKKRWGEMNDEQKERVDFELATIKHMGFPGYFLIVQDFIAAARDMGVSVGPGRGSAAGSAVAYCLGITQLDPIKYDLLFERFLNPDRISLPDIDIDFDDDGRGEVLRWVTDKYGYEKVAHIITYGTMATKLAIKDVARVQKLPLSESDRLTKLIPDRLPEVNGKNPKINLKNCIAAIPELQEACNSYDPLVRDTMKYAQMLEGNVRNTGVHACGTIICRDDITDWVPVSTADDKETGEKMLVTQYEGSVIEDTGLIKMDFLGLKTLSIIKEAIVNIRLHRGIDLDIDTISTEDEPTYKLYSEGRTIGTFQFESPGMQKYLKELQPSTFEDLIAMNALYRPGPMDYIPQFIDRKHGREPIIYDIPVMEKYLKDTYGITVYQEQVMLLSRLLANFTRGESDTLRKAMGKKLKDKLDHLKPLFLEGGQKNGHDPKVLEKIWGDWEKFASYAFNKSHATCYSWVAYQTAYLKANYPSEYMAAVLSRNISNITDITRFMDECKAMGILVLGPDVNESNLKFTVNKEGNIRFGLGAIKGVGESAVEAIIQEREKNGPFAGIFDFVQRVNLTACNKKNLENIALAGGFDNFPELKREQFFAVNTKGETFLETLVRYGNKFQLDREQAANSLFGGDNVIDIATPEILPAERWSDLERLNKEKELVGIYLSAHPLDEYSIILKDVCNTKMVDFSDRASLANKELTFGGIVTNVREGMGKTGKPYAIVKFEDFSGSNELPFFGNDYIEWRNFLSVGMFLYIKGRCQPRQWKPDELDIKITSMELLPDVKDTLIEKMTIFIPLKALDQQVVTELSILSNESPGKTELFFKIFDDESNYSVEFMARSTKLSVGKNIVNYINEHPELEYHIN, from the coding sequence ATGCAAGATTTTGTTCATTTACATGTTCACTCACAATATTCTATCCTCGATGGACAAGCCTCCGTTAAAGCTCTGGTTGACAAAGCCATAGACAACGGAATGAAAGGTATTGCCTTGACCGATCATGGAAACATGTTCGGTGTAAAAGAATTCTTCAATTATGTAAAGAAGAAGAATGGAGGAGCAAACGGCGAGATAAAAGATCTGAAAAAGAAAATCTCTCAGCTTGAATCAGGAGAACTTGCATGCGAAGATAAAGAGAACGAAATAAACAATTGCAAAGAACAATTAGAAGCCGCTAAAAAGAAATTATTTAAACCGATAATCGGCTGCGAAATGTATGTGGCAAAGCGTTCTCTTGATAAGAAAGATGGTAAACAAGATCAAAGTGGTTATCACTTAATTGTACTTGCAAAGAACGAAAAAGGTTATCATAATCTGATAAAGCTGGTGTCTAAAGCCTGGACTGATGGTTATTATTATCGTCCACGTACTGACAGAACTGAATTAGAGAAATATCACGAAGGACTTATTGTTTCATCTGCTTGTTTGGGAGGTGAAGTTCCTCAGAAAATAAGAAAGCAGCAAATAGAAGAAGCTGAGGAGGCAATCCGTTGGTACAAGAACCTTTTTGGCGATGATTTCTATCTGGAATTACAACGTCATAAAGCTACTGTGGCAAGAGCCAACCATGAAGCTTTTGCTCTCCAGTCAATGGTTAATCCTGAAATAATAAAGCTTTCCCAAAAATATAATGTTAAGCTGATATGCACTAACGACGTACACTTTGTGGACGAAGAAAATGCGGAAGCACATGACCGTTTGATTTGCCTCAGTACAGGTAAGGATCTGGATGACCCTAACCGTATGCTCTATTCCAAACAGGAATGGATGAAAACCAGGGAGGAAATGAATGAAATCTTTGCTGATGTTCCTGAAGCTCTTTCCAATACAGTGGATATATGCAACCAGGTGGAATTCTATACTATCGACCACGGCCCTATCCTTCCTAACTTCCCAAAACCTGCAGGATTTGATAACGACGACGATTATCTTAAGTACCTCACTTACGAGGGAGCAAAGAAGCGTTGGGGAGAAATGAATGACGAACAAAAGGAACGTGTGGATTTTGAATTGGCCACAATTAAGCACATGGGATTCCCGGGATACTTCCTTATTGTACAAGACTTCATTGCTGCAGCAAGAGATATGGGTGTATCTGTTGGACCGGGGCGTGGTTCGGCAGCGGGCTCGGCTGTTGCGTATTGTTTGGGGATTACTCAGTTAGACCCTATCAAGTACGACTTACTATTCGAACGCTTCCTGAATCCTGACCGTATTTCACTGCCGGATATTGATATCGACTTTGATGATGACGGCCGTGGTGAGGTGCTTCGTTGGGTTACAGATAAATATGGCTACGAGAAAGTAGCCCACATTATTACTTACGGTACAATGGCTACCAAGCTGGCCATCAAGGATGTGGCGCGTGTACAGAAATTGCCTTTGTCTGAATCGGACAGACTAACCAAGTTAATCCCCGACCGACTGCCAGAAGTAAATGGAAAGAATCCTAAAATTAATTTAAAGAACTGTATCGCTGCAATCCCTGAGTTACAGGAGGCTTGCAACTCTTACGATCCTTTGGTAAGAGATACCATGAAATACGCACAAATGCTGGAAGGCAATGTGCGCAACACGGGTGTTCATGCCTGTGGAACCATTATCTGCCGTGATGATATTACGGATTGGGTGCCGGTAAGTACTGCTGATGATAAAGAAACCGGCGAAAAAATGCTGGTTACCCAGTATGAAGGCTCGGTTATTGAGGATACGGGACTGATCAAGATGGACTTTCTGGGACTTAAAACCCTATCAATTATAAAGGAAGCCATTGTAAACATTCGTTTACACCGGGGAATAGATCTGGATATTGATACTATTTCCACAGAAGATGAACCTACTTACAAACTATATAGTGAAGGAAGAACTATCGGGACCTTCCAGTTTGAGTCGCCCGGTATGCAAAAATACCTGAAAGAGCTTCAACCTAGTACTTTCGAGGATCTTATCGCGATGAATGCGCTTTACCGACCGGGACCAATGGACTATATTCCTCAGTTCATTGACCGTAAACATGGTCGTGAACCCATTATATATGACATACCAGTAATGGAAAAGTATCTTAAAGATACTTATGGTATTACGGTATATCAGGAACAGGTGATGCTTTTATCCAGACTTCTTGCCAACTTCACTCGTGGAGAATCAGATACATTGCGTAAAGCAATGGGTAAAAAGCTGAAAGATAAGCTGGATCACCTGAAACCTCTGTTCCTGGAAGGAGGACAGAAAAACGGTCATGACCCTAAAGTTCTTGAAAAAATTTGGGGAGACTGGGAAAAGTTCGCCTCTTATGCGTTCAATAAATCTCATGCAACCTGCTACTCATGGGTCGCTTATCAGACTGCATATCTAAAAGCCAACTACCCATCCGAGTATATGGCTGCCGTTCTGAGCCGGAATATCTCAAATATTACAGATATCACAAGGTTCATGGACGAATGTAAAGCAATGGGGATTCTTGTTCTGGGACCGGATGTAAATGAAAGTAATCTGAAATTCACGGTTAACAAAGAAGGTAATATTCGCTTTGGATTGGGAGCTATCAAGGGTGTAGGAGAAAGTGCTGTAGAAGCAATTATTCAAGAACGAGAGAAAAATGGCCCGTTTGCTGGAATCTTCGATTTTGTTCAGCGGGTAAACTTAACCGCCTGCAACAAGAAGAATCTTGAAAACATAGCTCTTGCCGGTGGTTTCGATAATTTCCCTGAATTAAAAAGAGAGCAATTCTTTGCTGTAAATACAAAAGGAGAAACTTTCCTTGAAACATTAGTCCGTTACGGTAACAAGTTCCAGCTGGACAGAGAACAAGCTGCGAACTCTCTTTTTGGTGGAGATAATGTTATAGATATTGCAACACCCGAAATATTGCCGGCAGAAAGATGGAGCGACCTTGAACGTCTTAATAAAGAAAAGGAATTGGTTGGTATCTACCTTTCAGCTCATCCACTTGATGAGTACTCTATTATATTAAAGGATGTATGTAATACCAAAATGGTCGATTTCTCAGACCGAGCATCCCTTGCCAATAAGGAGCTCACTTTTGGAGGAATAGTAACAAACGTTCGAGAAGGTATGGGAAAAACCGGAAAGCCTTATGCAATAGTCAAGTTTGAAGACTTCTCCGGTTCTAATGAACTGCCTTTCTTCGGCAACGACTATATTGAATGGCGAAACTTTCTTTCTGTGGGAATGTTCTTATATATCAAAGGCCGTTGTCAGCCACGTCAATGGAAACCCGACGAGCTGGATATTAAAATAACATCTATGGAACTGCTTCCCGATGTAAAGGATACATTAATAGAAAAGATGACTATCTTTATCCCATTGAAAGCTTTAGATCAGCAGGTTGTGACAGAACTTTCAATTTTAAGCAATGAAAGTCCGGGAAAGACAGAGCTTTTCTTTAAAATCTTTGATGATGAATCAAATTATTCGGTTGAATTTATGGCTCGTTCAACTAAATTATCAGTTGGAAAAAATATCGTCAATTATATAAATGAACATCCCGAACTTGAATATCATATTAATTAA
- a CDS encoding phosphatidylserine decarboxylase family protein codes for MGRLKKLKKIRIHREGTHILAIGLLFFLVINSLVYYYVDCKLLFYLLAVLSIAIYGLMVNFFRCPIRLFGEDTTNVVVAPADGKIVVVEEVDENDYFHDKRLMISIFMSVVNVHANWYPVDGTVKHVSHQDGKFMKAWLPKASTDNERSTVIIETPEGVEVLVRQIAGAMARRIVTYAEAGEECYIDEHMGFIKFGSRVDVYLPLGTEVLVKMGQLTVGNQTILAKLK; via the coding sequence ATGGGTCGACTTAAAAAATTAAAGAAAATAAGAATTCACAGAGAAGGTACTCATATTTTGGCAATAGGGTTGCTTTTTTTTCTTGTTATTAATAGCCTTGTTTATTACTATGTTGATTGCAAATTACTATTTTATCTATTAGCGGTTTTAAGTATTGCTATTTATGGATTAATGGTGAATTTCTTTCGTTGCCCTATACGTTTATTTGGGGAAGATACAACTAATGTTGTAGTAGCTCCTGCAGACGGAAAGATTGTGGTTGTGGAAGAGGTTGATGAAAATGACTATTTTCACGACAAGCGCTTAATGATCTCAATCTTTATGAGTGTTGTAAATGTTCATGCCAACTGGTATCCTGTTGACGGAACTGTAAAACATGTAAGCCATCAGGATGGTAAGTTTATGAAGGCTTGGTTGCCAAAGGCAAGTACAGATAATGAACGTTCAACTGTTATTATAGAAACTCCTGAAGGTGTTGAGGTATTGGTAAGACAAATTGCGGGTGCTATGGCAAGACGCATTGTGACTTATGCTGAGGCTGGCGAAGAATGTTATATTGATGAACATATGGGATTTATTAAATTTGGTTCTCGTGTTGATGTTTATCTTCCTCTTGGCACAGAAGTGCTTGTTAAGATGGGACAATTGACAGTGGGTAACCAGACTATATTGGCAAAACTGAAATAA
- the pssA gene encoding CDP-diacylglycerol--serine O-phosphatidyltransferase, giving the protein MANSITRHIPNSVTCLNLFSGCIAAVMAFEAEYEMAMLFIVLSAVFDFFDGFLARSLHAYSKIGKELDSLADDVSFGVAPSLIIFSLFKEMHYPSFLICLEDYIPYLAFTISVFSALRLAKFNVDERQTSSFIGLPVPANALFWGSLVVGAHSFLVSDSFNAIYLFALVVIFSYLLVSEIPMFSLKFKNLSWKDNKVSFIFLLVCIPLLIFLGIAGFAAVIVWYILLSVITGKKK; this is encoded by the coding sequence ATGGCAAACTCTATAACTCGTCACATTCCTAATTCTGTTACTTGCTTAAATTTGTTTTCCGGCTGTATTGCAGCGGTAATGGCTTTTGAGGCAGAATATGAAATGGCGATGCTTTTTATAGTATTGAGTGCCGTTTTTGATTTCTTTGACGGATTTCTGGCGCGCTCGCTTCATGCATATTCAAAAATTGGAAAAGAATTAGATTCATTGGCCGATGATGTTAGTTTTGGAGTTGCGCCTTCGCTTATCATATTTTCTTTATTTAAAGAAATGCATTATCCTTCCTTTCTGATTTGTCTGGAAGATTACATTCCTTATCTGGCATTTACAATTTCAGTTTTCTCGGCGTTAAGATTGGCAAAGTTCAATGTGGATGAGCGACAGACCAGTTCATTTATCGGGCTACCGGTTCCGGCAAATGCTCTTTTCTGGGGATCTTTGGTTGTTGGAGCACACTCTTTCTTAGTCTCAGATAGTTTTAATGCTATATACCTCTTTGCTCTTGTGGTTATATTCTCATACCTTTTGGTTTCAGAGATTCCGATGTTTTCTTTAAAGTTCAAGAATCTATCCTGGAAAGATAATAAAGTGAGTTTCATTTTCCTACTGGTTTGCATTCCTCTACTCATCTTTTTAGGTATTGCAGGTTTTGCTGCTGTAATTGTTTGGTATATTCTTCTTTCTGTAATTACAGGAAAGAAGAAATAA
- a CDS encoding DUF4834 family protein, which translates to MGAIFSLFFFIIIIVLVFGLSIISGILRLLFGFGRKSHTRSYNFGGGERTSNTHSDTSSGAASDSKSKHKKIFDKDDGEYVEFEEVKEDK; encoded by the coding sequence ATGGGTGCTATATTTAGCTTATTCTTTTTCATTATTATAATCGTTCTGGTTTTTGGTTTGTCAATTATCAGTGGTATTCTTCGTCTTCTTTTCGGATTTGGTCGTAAATCACATACAAGAAGCTATAATTTCGGGGGAGGCGAGCGAACATCAAATACACATAGTGATACATCTTCCGGTGCTGCTTCAGATTCTAAGTCAAAGCATAAAAAGATCTTCGATAAAGATGATGGAGAGTATGTGGAGTTTGAAGAGGTAAAGGAAGATAAGTAA
- a CDS encoding nucleoside deaminase — protein sequence MLDDTYFMKQALVEAQKAFDRGEIPVGAIVVSKERIIARAHNLTETLNDVTAHAEMQAITAAANVLGGKYLNECTIYVTVEPCVMCAGAIAWAQTARLVFGAEDEKRGYQKYAPDALHPKTVVVKGILKEECATLMKSFFQKRR from the coding sequence ATGCTTGACGATACCTATTTTATGAAACAGGCTTTAGTCGAAGCTCAGAAAGCATTCGACAGAGGAGAGATTCCGGTTGGAGCTATTGTGGTGAGCAAAGAAAGAATTATTGCCCGCGCTCATAATCTTACCGAAACGCTAAACGATGTCACCGCTCACGCAGAAATGCAAGCCATTACCGCTGCAGCAAATGTGCTTGGAGGAAAGTATCTGAACGAATGCACTATTTACGTAACCGTAGAGCCTTGTGTGATGTGTGCCGGAGCTATTGCATGGGCACAAACTGCAAGACTGGTTTTCGGTGCAGAGGATGAGAAAAGAGGTTATCAGAAGTATGCCCCAGACGCACTTCATCCCAAAACTGTTGTTGTAAAAGGAATTTTGAAAGAAGAATGCGCTACGCTGATGAAGAGTTTCTTTCAGAAAAGACGTTAG
- a CDS encoding YraN family protein: MAEHNILGKSGEEEAIRYLVAHGYAIRHQNWRRGHKEIDIVAEKDNELIIVEVKTRKNRLFAEPQDAVTPMKIRRTVSAADAYLRFFQVDLPVRFDIITVVGETGSFTIEHIEEAFYPPVW; this comes from the coding sequence ATGGCAGAGCACAATATTTTAGGAAAAAGCGGAGAAGAGGAAGCTATAAGGTATCTTGTTGCTCATGGTTATGCTATCCGTCACCAAAACTGGAGGCGGGGACATAAGGAGATAGATATTGTGGCAGAGAAGGATAACGAGCTGATTATAGTTGAGGTGAAAACACGGAAAAACAGACTGTTTGCCGAGCCTCAAGATGCCGTTACTCCAATGAAAATAAGACGTACTGTTTCTGCTGCAGATGCTTATCTCAGGTTTTTCCAAGTCGACCTGCCAGTCCGTTTCGATATTATTACGGTTGTTGGAGAAACAGGTTCCTTTACTATTGAACATATAGAGGAAGCTTTTTATCCTCCCGTTTGGTAA
- a CDS encoding MmcQ/YjbR family DNA-binding protein, producing MDIESAREYCLQKKGATEDFPFDEVNLVIRVMNKMFVLMDLETPDKITMKCDPEYAIELRERYSGIEGAYHFNKKYWNQVMFDGSVGDSLIKQLIDHSYEEVIKKFTRKLRAEYDALP from the coding sequence ATGGATATAGAATCGGCCAGAGAATATTGTTTGCAAAAGAAAGGGGCTACAGAAGATTTTCCTTTTGATGAGGTTAATTTGGTTATTCGGGTAATGAATAAGATGTTTGTTTTGATGGATCTTGAGACCCCCGATAAAATAACAATGAAATGTGATCCGGAATATGCCATTGAACTCAGAGAAAGATATTCCGGTATTGAAGGAGCTTATCACTTTAATAAGAAGTATTGGAATCAGGTAATGTTCGATGGCAGTGTTGGCGATTCTTTGATAAAGCAACTCATTGACCATTCCTACGAAGAAGTTATAAAGAAATTTACCCGGAAGCTACGTGCCGAGTATGATGCATTGCCCTAA